DNA from Microbacterium sulfonylureivorans:
GGGGCGAGACCCCGCCGCGGTGATGCAGCACGATGTCGCGGATGAGCACGCCCACGTCGGTTCCTCCGGGCTCGCGGGTGCGGACCACCGTGCGGCCGGCATCCGACAGCCATTCCTCGAGAAGCGACGCCTGCGTGGTCTTGCCCGCACCGTCGCCGCCCTCGAACGTCACGAAGAGCCCGCGGCGGCGGCCCTCACTCCCGGTCACTTCTTCGCCGGGGCCTTCTTCGCCGGTGCCTTCCGCGTCGTCGTCCGCTTGGGCGCCGGCCCCTTCGCGCGCTTGTCGGCCAGCATCTGGACGGCGATCTCGTACGTGATGTCGTCGGGCGTCTGGCCCCGCGGGATCGTGACGTTCGTCACTCCGTCGGTGACGTACGGGCCGAACCGGCCGTCCTTCACCTTGATCGGCTTCTCGCTGACCGGGTCGGCCTCGAACTCCTTGAGTGCGCTGCTGGCGCCGCGGGCGCCGTACTTCGGCTGCGCGTAGACGGCGAGCGCCTCGTCCAGGGTGATGTCGAAGAGCTGCTGCTCGCTCTGGAGCGTGCGGGAGTCGGTGCCCTTCTTCAGGTACGGACCGTATCGGCCGTTCTGGGCCGTGATCTCGGCGCCGGACTCGGGGTCGACTCCGACGACGCGCGGCAGGTCGAGCAGGCGCAGCGCGGTGTCGAGGTCGATGGTGTCGACCGTCATCGACTTGAACAGGGAGGCGGTGCGGGGCTTGGGCGCCGCCTCCTTCTTCGCGCCGCGCTTCTTCGGAGCGGGCTCGGGGGCCGCGACGATCTCGCCGGTCTCCTCGTCGACCTCTTCCGCCGCAGGCGGGTCGGCCTCCTGCACGTAGGGGCCGAACCGGCCGTCCTTGACGAGGACGAGCTTGCCGTTGGCCGGGTTCTCGCCCAGCACGCGGTCGCCGGCGACGGGAGCATCGATGAGCTCCTGCGCCTTGGCGGGCGTGAGCTCGTCGGGCGCGAGCTCTTCGGGGATGTTGACGCGACGCGGCTCGCCCTCGGGGTTCGCCGGATCGGGCAGCTCGAGGTAGGGGCCGTACTTGCCGAACCGCAGGGTCGCGACGTCGCCGATCGGAGTGGAGTTGAGCGCGCGGGCGTCGATCTCACCGAGGTTGTCGACGATGTTGCGGAGGCCGACCTGGTCGTCGGAGCCGAAGTAGAAGTCCTTCAGCCAGTCCTCGCGCTTCTGCTCGCCGCGGGCGATGGCGTCGAGGTCGTCCTCCAGCGCCGCGGTGAAGTCGTAGTCGACGAGGTCGGCGAAGTGCTGCTCGAGCAGGCGGACCACGCTGAACGCCAGCCAGCTCGGGATCAGCGCCTGACCGCGCTTGGTGACGTAGCCACGATTGAGGATCACGTCGATGATGCTCGCGAAGGTCGACGGTCGGCCGATGCCCTTCTCCTCGAGCGCCTTGACGAGGCTCGCCTCGGTGTAGCGGGGCTTCGGGCTGGTCGCGTGCCCCTTGGGCTCGACGTCCTTGAGCCGCAGCACGTCGCCGACGGCGAGCACGGGCAGCGCCTGGTCATCGGCCTTGTCGGAGTCGCCGCGCTTCTCGTCCTTGCCCTCTTCGTACGCCTCGAGGAAGCCCTTGAAGGTGTAGACCGTTCCCGACGCCGTGAACTCGGCGCGGCGGTCGCCGGCATCGACGGCGAGTGTGACCGTGGTGGTCTCGTACTTCGCGTCGGACATCTGGCTGGCCATCGTGCGCTTCCAGATGAGGTCGTAGAGCCGCTGCTCGTCACGGTCGAGCTCGCCCGCGACCGATGCCGGCGTGCGGAACGTGTCGCCCGACGGACGGATCGCCTCGTGCGCCTCCTGGGCGTTCTTGCTCTTGCTGGCGTAGACGCGCGGGTTGAGCGGCACGGCCTTCTCGCCGTACATCGCGACCGCCTGCTCGCGCGCAGCCTGGATGGCCTGCGTGCTGAGCGCGGTCGAGTCGGTGCGCATATAGGTGATGAAGCCCTTCTCGTAGAGACGCTGGGCGACGCTCATCGCGTGCTTCGCGCTCATCGAGAGCTTTCGGCCTGCCTCCTGCTGCAGCGTGGAGGTGGTGAAGGGGGCGCGCGGGCTGCGCGTGCCGGGCTTGGCCTCGATGCTCGAGACGGATGCCTCGGCCGCCGCCTCGATCGCGGCGGCCAGTTCGCGCGCCTGATCCTCGTCGAGGACGAGCACGGCCTTCTTCAGCACACCGCGGTCGTCGAAGTCGGTTCCGCGAGCGAGTCCGGCGCCGTCGACGCGGGCCAGACGAGCCGCGAAGGACTCGGCATCCTTCACCGCGAGCGTCTCGATGTCCCAGTAGGAAGCCGAGACGAATGCCATGCGCTCCCGCTCGCGCTCGACGACCATGCGGGTCGCCGCCGACTGGACGCGACCGGCCGAGGTGCCCTGCTGGACCTTGAACCACAGCACGGGACTGACGTCCCAGCCGTACAGGCGGTCGAGGATGCGACGCGTCTCCTGGGCGTCGACCAGAGCGAGATCGAGCTCACGGGTGTTGTCGACGGCCGCGCGGATCGCGTCCTTGGTGATCTCGTGGAACACCATGCGCTTGACGGGGACCTTCGGCTTCAGCGTTTGAAGAAGGTGCCACGCGATGGCCTCGCCCTCGCGGTCTTCATCGGTGGCGAGCAGGAGCTCGTCCGCCCCCTTCAGCGCGCGCTTGAGCTCGGCGACGGTCTTGCGGCCGCGCTCGCTCTCGACGTAATAGGGGTCGAAGCCGTTGTCGATGTCGATGGAGTACTTGCCGTAGGCCTGCTTCTTGTCGGCCGGGATGTCCTTCTTGTCCGCGAGATCGCGGATGTGCCCGACCGAGCTGAGGACCTCGTAGCCATCGCCGAGGTAGCCCTGGATCGACCTCATCTTCGTCGGTGACTCGACGATGACGAGCTTCTTGCCTTCTGCCAACGGGGGCGTCCTTTCTTCGACGCAAACCATACACGCGTCTTCCCGGAGTGGTCGCTGTGAGCCCTCGCTCATGACGGCGGGCCCGCACGCGCAGACGCCGCGACGGGGAACGCGCCGAAGCGCGCCGACACGGTCACGGTCGCGATCAGCCCCTCCACCTCGCACTCGTCGATCGCGACGCCCGCGACGGCCGCGACCTCGGCCGCTCGTTCGCAGGGTACGCCCGTCACGGCACCGGAGGCGGTATCGGCGGCCGCGAGGGCTGCGGCATCCGCCGCCCCGGCGAGGCGCTGGCCGAAGACGGCCGCCGATCCCACCGCAGCGAGCGCGACGGTCAGGGCGGCGGCGCCTCCCACCATGCCGACCACGACGGCGGCTCCCGCCATCAGAGGCCGCCCGCCAGCGCGCAGCTGGTCGCGGTGAGCGTGATCGGCAGGCCCGCGCGGACGGACCCGGTGACGCACACGAGCTCGCCCTCGGTGTGCGTCGCGGCCGTCGCGCCGGGCCCGACGGCCGCGACGGCGGCGAGGACCCGCTCGGACGACTCGCCGCGAGCCGCGAGCCGCGCGGCATCGGCGACGGCATCCTGCAGCCGCACGTGCCGGGCGCCGGCACCGAGCACTCCGAGGCCGAGCAGCAGCACCAGCACGATCGCGGGGAACGCGACCGCGAACTCGGCGACGACGGATCCGTCGTCGCCGAGTCGGCGGCGGGTCATGCGACCGTGAGCGCGCGGCGGATCAGCTCGGTGAGGATGCCGCGCACCTCGTCGCTGCGCATGATCACGACGAGAAGCCCCGCGAATGCGACGGCGGCCATCGTCGCAATCGCATACTCGGCGGTCGCCGCGCCGGTGTCGTCTGCGTGCACGTCGGCGAAGAGCTTCGCGGCGCGGCGCGGGGAGAGAGGGGGAACTGTCACTTTCGACTCCTGTCATTCGGTGGGTGGGCACGGTCGGTGGCATGGATGAGGCTCAGAAGGAGAGAGGCATCGTCGACATGACGCTCAGCATCATCGGTGCGACGCCGAGCAGGAGGAACGCCGGGAGCGTGCACACGCCGAGCGGCAGCAGGAGCCGCGAGCTCAGACGCGCGGCACGCAGCCTGCCCTCGATGCGGGCGCGGTGACGGGAGAGCGCCGCAGAGGCGCGGAGGAGCTCGACCGCCGGAACACCCGCGGTGCGCGAGAGGGAGAGGACGAGGTCGGTCGAGGCATCCGCCGGCGCGCCCGCGGCGCTCACGATCGCCGTCGCGCGCTCGATGGACACCCCGCCGCTCAGTGCGATGGCCAGCAGCTCCGCCCCGATCCCGGGGACGCCTCCCTCGGCACGCGCCCGCCGCACGAGCGCCGCGTTCCACCGCTGCGCGGCGAGGATGAGAGCTGCGCCGGCGACGAGACAGGCGATGCCGAACGGCTGTGCGAACAGCACGCCGAACGTGTCGAACCCGAGAGCGGCCCCCAGCCCGACGGCGACGAGCGGCAGCCAGCCCATGAGCCTGGCGGTTCCCGCGGGTTCGGCGAGGGCGACACGCACGTCGTCGGCCGCCTCCTGCGCGTCGCGGAGCGCGGAGGCCACCGCGCGCAGCGTCTCGGCGAGCGGAGCTCCGACGCCCGTGGCCACTCGCCACGCCGCCGCGACGTCGGCCCACACCCGCTCCGGCCCCTCTGCGGCGGCGCCCGATCTGCGGGCGGGACGGCCCGGTGCAGGACCCGCCGCGGCGATGGCATCGGGCAGCGGCATCCCGTCGTGTGAGGCCGCCGCGATGCGCGCGGCCGCGGGATCCCCCGTGTCGGAGAGGTGCCCCCACGCCGCCGCCGGTGCGACCCCCGCCTGCAGCAGCACCGCGAGCCGGAGGACGGTCTCGGCCGCGGCCGCCCCGGCGTCGGCCGGGCTCGCCGCCGGCCTCATGCCGAGTCCTCGATCGCGAGGCGGCCGGACGAGTCGACGACCGGACGCCCGAAGCCGGAGATGCGACGCGCGCCGTCGGCACGGCGCTCGACGTGCACGACGCATCCGATCGCGCTGGCCACCTGGCGCGCGACGGCGTGGTCGTCGAGACCGGCGAGCGCCCCCAGTGCCTCGAGCCGTGCGGGGACGTCTCGAAGGCCGTTCGCGTGGAGGGTCCCCGCGCCGCCGTCGTGCCCCGTGTTGAGGGCCGACAGGAGCTCGCGCACCTCTTCGCCGCGGCACTCCCCCACCACGAGCCTGTCGGGGCGCATGCGCAGCGCCTCGCGCACGAGCCTGGCCAGCCCGACGGCCCCGGCGCCTTCGAGGTTCGCCTGCCTCGCCTCGAGCCGGACATGGTGGGGGTGGTCGATCCGCAGCTCGGCCACGTCCTCGATCGTCACGATCCGCTCGTGCGCCGGAGCAGCGCTGAGCAGACTCGCGAGCAGCGTCGTCTTGCCGGCGCCGGCGGCCCCCGTGACCAGGATGTTCTCGCGCCGAGCGACGAGGTCGTCCAGACGCGCGCGCGTCGAGTCGTCGAACATGCCGGATGCCTCGAGATCGTCGAGGTCGGGCCGGTCCAGCCTCGGCACCCGGATCGAGACCGCGGTCCCGTCGGCCGACACCGGCGGGAGGACGGCGTGCACGCGGATGCCTCCCTCGAGGCGGACGTCGACGCATGGCGTCGCGTCGTCGATGTGGCGCCCGCCGAGCCCGATCAGGGCGACAGCGAGGTCGCGCACCTCCTCCTCGGTGCGCTGCCACCCGCCGGCGCGGACGGGTCCGTCGCCGCGGTCGACGAAGAGCCCCGCGGCGCCGTTGAGGAAGAGGTCGGTGACGCGCGAGTCGTCGAGATACTCCGCGAGCGAATCGATCGACGGATGCCTCGGCCGCGCCGGCCGCCGTCCGGGAGGCGGGACCGGCATCCATCCCGCCCGGTCCGGGTCGGGCCCGCTCGGGGCCGGCACGAGCGCGGAACGGATGTCTGCGGGCGGCGGCGAAGCCCGCGGGCGGACGACGAACGGATCGGGCATGCATCGACGCTAAGGAGGCGCCCCGGCGTCGCACCGGCGGGCCGGCACCATCGGGGACCTGCGGCGTCGGGAGACGCCTGGGGAGGAGCCGTCGGAACCGACGATCGGCCGGGAAAGACAGGGGCGGCATCCCATGGGGGGAATGGGATGCCGCCACGCGCGACACACCACTTCGGGGGGTGATTTGGGTGCCGCAATGCCAGAATCGATGTTCGGCCGCTCGACAGCATATGCGAGGAAGGGGTCCTCGCAAAACAGTTCATGAGAGCCTTCTCACTCATATATCGGTCGAGTCGAACAATTCCGCGCCACCCACTAACGGGGGTAGTGACCTCACAGGCCGCTCAGTACATTTCCTGACAGACTCGCCGGAGCCTCCGGCATCCCCTCCAGCCCGCAAAGGAGCGCGCTCAATGAGCAGCCAGATCGATCACCTGCTGAACGAGGACCGGCGGTTCGCGCCGTCCGAGGACTTCGCCGCGAACGCCGTCGCGACCGCAGAGCTCTACGAGCGCGCCGCCGCCGACCGCGCGGGATTCTGGGCCGATCAGGCGCGCGACCTTCACTGGCACAAGCCCTTCACCGAGGTGCTCGACTGGTCGAATCCGCCCTTCGCCCAGTGGTTCGCCGACGGCGAGCTCAACGTCGCGTACAACTGTCTGGACCGGCACGTCGAGGCCGGCAACGGCGATCGCGTCGCCCTCCTGTGGGAGGGCGAGCCCGGCGACGAGCGCCGCGTCACCTACGCCGAGCTCACCGACGAGGTCAAGCGCCTCGCGAACGTCCTCGAGGGCCTCGGCATCGGTCACGGCGACCGCGTCGCGATCTACATGCCGATGATCCCCGAGGCGATCGCGGCCATGCTCGCCGTCGCCCGCATCGGCGCGATCCACTCCGTCGTGTTCGGCGGGTTCTCGGCCGACAGCCTCCGGTCGCGCATCGACGACGCCGGCGCGAAGCTCGTCATCACCGCCGACGGCGGCTACCGCAAGGGGAAGGTGTCGCCGCTGAAGCCCGCCGTCGACATGGCGCTCGGCGACCGCGGCACCGGCGTGCAGGAGAGCGTCGAGCACGTGCTCGTCGTCAAGCGCGGCGACAACGACGTGGAATGGACCGAGGGCCGTGACGTGTGGTGGCACGACGTCGTGCCGCAGGCATCGCCCGAGCACGAGGCGAGGGCCTTCCCGTCGGAGAACCCGCTGTTCATCCTCTACACCTCGGGCACCACCGGGAAGCCGAAGGGCATCCTTCACACCTCGGGCGGATACCTGACGCAGGCGGCGTTCACGAACAAGGTCGTGCACGACATCCACCCCGAGTCGGACGTCTTCTGGTGCACCGCCGACATCGGGTGGGTCACGGGCCACAGCTACGTCGCGTACGGTCCGCTCGCGAACGGCGCGACGCAGGTGCTGTACGAGGGCACCCCCGACACACCGCACCCCGGTCGGTGGTGGGAGCTCGTGGAGAAGCACGGTGTCACGATCCTCTACACGGCGCCCACCGCCATCCGCTCGTTCATGAAGCTCGGGCGCGAGATCCCGAAGAAGTTCGACCTGTCGTCGCTGCGCCTGCTCGGCTCGGTGGGCGAGCCCATCAACCCCGAGGCGTGGATGTGGTACCGCAAGATCATCGGCGGCAAGACCGCCCCGATCGTCGACACCTGGTGGCAGACCGAGACGGGCGCCATGATGATCTCCGCCCTTCCGGGAGTCACCGAGACCAAGCCGGGCGCCGCTCAGGTGCCGCTCCCGGGCATCTCCGTCGACGTCGTCGACGAGGACGGCACGCACGTCGGCAACGGCAACGGCGGACTCCTCGTCATCACCGAGCCGTGGCCGAGCATGCTGCGGGGCATCTGGGGAGACCCCGAGCGCTTCGTGGAGACGTACTGGGACAAGTTCCGGAAGCAGGGCTACTACTTCGCGGGCGACGGCGCGCGACTCGACGACGACGGCGATGTCTGGTTCCTCGGCCGTGTCGACGACGTGATGAATGTGTCGGGCCACCGGCTGTCGACCACCGAGATCGAGTCGGCGCTGGTCGGCAACGAGGCGGTCGCCGAGGCGGCGGTCGTCGGCGCGTCCGACGAGACCACCGGCCAGGCCGTCGTCGCCTTCGTCATCATCAAGCAGTCGTATCTCGACGTGCACACGGTCGAAGGGCTCGGGCAGGCGCTGCGCGCCTGGGTCGGCGAGCAGATCGGTCCCATCGCCCGTCCCCGCGACGTCTACATCGTGGGTGAGCTGCCGAAGACGCGCTCGGGCAAGATCATGCGGCGGCTACTGCGGGACGTCGCCGAAGGGCGCGAGGTCGGCGACACCACGACGCTCGCCGACACGGCGGTCATGAGCGTCATCTCCGCACAGGTGAGGTGATGCGGGAGCGGCGGCGGGAACTCGCCCGGCGGGCCCTCGAGGGCTATCCGGACGGCCCCGCCGCCGCACTCGTCGCCCATACCGCCCTTGCAGGGCTGGACGACATCGACGATCTCGCCGGCGCCGTCCTCGTCGAGGGGGTGAGCGACCGGATCGCGGTCGAGGCGGTCGCGCGCCGGCTGGGACGAGACCTCGCGCCCGACGGGATCCGGGTCGTCCCGACGGGAGGTGCGCACGGGACGGCACGGATGCTGCGCGCCCTGGCCTCCCGTCACCCCGAGGCACGCCTGGCCGGGCTCTTCGACGTGGGAGAGTCCGAGGTCGTGCGGCGGGCGCTGTCCGGCCTCGGCCTGATCGGCGCGGCCTCGCCTCCCGCGGACGCGGGATTCTTCGCCTGTGTCGACGACCTCGAAGACGAGCTCCTCCGCGCGGCCGGACCCGACGCCGTCGAGCAGTGCCTCACCGAGCAGGGCGACCTGCCGTCGTTCCGCACGCTGCAGCAGCAGCCGGGGTGGCGGGGACGCGACATCCACGCCCAGCTGCGGCGCTGGCTGTCGAGCGGGGCGCGTCGAAAGCTGCGCTACGCCCGGATCCTCGTCGACGCGACGGCGATCGAGCGGATGCCGCGCCCCCTCGTCGACGCGCTCGATCGCGCGCGACGCGATCAGGCGTAGGAGAAGACGACCTCGACCTCGACGGGGGCGTCGAGCGGCAGCACCGGCACGCCCACCGCGGACCGCGCGTGGCGGCCGTCCTCGCCGAAGATCTCGCCGAGCACCTCGCTCGCGCCGTTGATGACGCCCGGCTGGCCGGTGAACTCGGGCACGGATGCCACGAACCCGACGACCTTGACCACGCCCGTGAGCCGGTCGACACCGCCGACGGCGGCCGCGGCCGCAGCGACCGCGTTGAGGGCGCACTGGCGGGCGTAGGCGTTGGCGTCGGCGGCCGGGACCAGCCCGTGACCGTCGCCCACCTTGCCGGTGGCGAGCAGGGCGCCCGACACGATCGGCAGCTGACCCGCCGTGAACACGAGGTCGCCGTGCGCCTTTGCGGGCACATACGCCGCCACGGGCGGCACGACGTCGGGGAGGTCGATTCCGAGCTCGGCGAGCTTCTGGGAGATCGTCATGGGATCAGCTCCCCTCGAACTGCTTGGCGGCCTCGGCCGCGGCATCCAGTCCCGCGTTGGCCTGGCCACCGCCGCTCGGGCGCTTGAGGTAGGCCACCAGGCCGCCCTCGGGACCCGGCACGACCTGCACCAGTTCCCATCCCTGCTTGCCCCAGTTGTTGAGGATCGCAGCGGTGTTGTGGATCAGAAGGGGCGT
Protein-coding regions in this window:
- the topA gene encoding type I DNA topoisomerase, with the translated sequence MAEGKKLVIVESPTKMRSIQGYLGDGYEVLSSVGHIRDLADKKDIPADKKQAYGKYSIDIDNGFDPYYVESERGRKTVAELKRALKGADELLLATDEDREGEAIAWHLLQTLKPKVPVKRMVFHEITKDAIRAAVDNTRELDLALVDAQETRRILDRLYGWDVSPVLWFKVQQGTSAGRVQSAATRMVVERERERMAFVSASYWDIETLAVKDAESFAARLARVDGAGLARGTDFDDRGVLKKAVLVLDEDQARELAAAIEAAAEASVSSIEAKPGTRSPRAPFTTSTLQQEAGRKLSMSAKHAMSVAQRLYEKGFITYMRTDSTALSTQAIQAAREQAVAMYGEKAVPLNPRVYASKSKNAQEAHEAIRPSGDTFRTPASVAGELDRDEQRLYDLIWKRTMASQMSDAKYETTTVTLAVDAGDRRAEFTASGTVYTFKGFLEAYEEGKDEKRGDSDKADDQALPVLAVGDVLRLKDVEPKGHATSPKPRYTEASLVKALEEKGIGRPSTFASIIDVILNRGYVTKRGQALIPSWLAFSVVRLLEQHFADLVDYDFTAALEDDLDAIARGEQKREDWLKDFYFGSDDQVGLRNIVDNLGEIDARALNSTPIGDVATLRFGKYGPYLELPDPANPEGEPRRVNIPEELAPDELTPAKAQELIDAPVAGDRVLGENPANGKLVLVKDGRFGPYVQEADPPAAEEVDEETGEIVAAPEPAPKKRGAKKEAAPKPRTASLFKSMTVDTIDLDTALRLLDLPRVVGVDPESGAEITAQNGRYGPYLKKGTDSRTLQSEQQLFDITLDEALAVYAQPKYGARGASSALKEFEADPVSEKPIKVKDGRFGPYVTDGVTNVTIPRGQTPDDITYEIAVQMLADKRAKGPAPKRTTTRKAPAKKAPAKK
- a CDS encoding Rv3654c family TadE-like protein gives rise to the protein MAGAAVVVGMVGGAAALTVALAAVGSAAVFGQRLAGAADAAALAAADTASGAVTGVPCERAAEVAAVAGVAIDECEVEGLIATVTVSARFGAFPVAASARAGPPS
- a CDS encoding TadE family type IV pilus minor pilin is translated as MTRRRLGDDGSVVAEFAVAFPAIVLVLLLGLGVLGAGARHVRLQDAVADAARLAARGESSERVLAAVAAVGPGATAATHTEGELVCVTGSVRAGLPITLTATSCALAGGL
- a CDS encoding DUF4244 domain-containing protein codes for the protein MTVPPLSPRRAAKLFADVHADDTGAATAEYAIATMAAVAFAGLLVVIMRSDEVRGILTELIRRALTVA
- a CDS encoding type II secretion system F family protein; protein product: MRPAASPADAGAAAAETVLRLAVLLQAGVAPAAAWGHLSDTGDPAAARIAAASHDGMPLPDAIAAAGPAPGRPARRSGAAAEGPERVWADVAAAWRVATGVGAPLAETLRAVASALRDAQEAADDVRVALAEPAGTARLMGWLPLVAVGLGAALGFDTFGVLFAQPFGIACLVAGAALILAAQRWNAALVRRARAEGGVPGIGAELLAIALSGGVSIERATAIVSAAGAPADASTDLVLSLSRTAGVPAVELLRASAALSRHRARIEGRLRAARLSSRLLLPLGVCTLPAFLLLGVAPMMLSVMSTMPLSF
- a CDS encoding TadA family conjugal transfer-associated ATPase; the encoded protein is MPVPPPGRRPARPRHPSIDSLAEYLDDSRVTDLFLNGAAGLFVDRGDGPVRAGGWQRTEEEVRDLAVALIGLGGRHIDDATPCVDVRLEGGIRVHAVLPPVSADGTAVSIRVPRLDRPDLDDLEASGMFDDSTRARLDDLVARRENILVTGAAGAGKTTLLASLLSAAPAHERIVTIEDVAELRIDHPHHVRLEARQANLEGAGAVGLARLVREALRMRPDRLVVGECRGEEVRELLSALNTGHDGGAGTLHANGLRDVPARLEALGALAGLDDHAVARQVASAIGCVVHVERRADGARRISGFGRPVVDSSGRLAIEDSA
- the acs gene encoding acetate--CoA ligase, whose amino-acid sequence is MSSQIDHLLNEDRRFAPSEDFAANAVATAELYERAAADRAGFWADQARDLHWHKPFTEVLDWSNPPFAQWFADGELNVAYNCLDRHVEAGNGDRVALLWEGEPGDERRVTYAELTDEVKRLANVLEGLGIGHGDRVAIYMPMIPEAIAAMLAVARIGAIHSVVFGGFSADSLRSRIDDAGAKLVITADGGYRKGKVSPLKPAVDMALGDRGTGVQESVEHVLVVKRGDNDVEWTEGRDVWWHDVVPQASPEHEARAFPSENPLFILYTSGTTGKPKGILHTSGGYLTQAAFTNKVVHDIHPESDVFWCTADIGWVTGHSYVAYGPLANGATQVLYEGTPDTPHPGRWWELVEKHGVTILYTAPTAIRSFMKLGREIPKKFDLSSLRLLGSVGEPINPEAWMWYRKIIGGKTAPIVDTWWQTETGAMMISALPGVTETKPGAAQVPLPGISVDVVDEDGTHVGNGNGGLLVITEPWPSMLRGIWGDPERFVETYWDKFRKQGYYFAGDGARLDDDGDVWFLGRVDDVMNVSGHRLSTTEIESALVGNEAVAEAAVVGASDETTGQAVVAFVIIKQSYLDVHTVEGLGQALRAWVGEQIGPIARPRDVYIVGELPKTRSGKIMRRLLRDVAEGREVGDTTTLADTAVMSVISAQVR
- a CDS encoding TOPRIM nucleotidyl transferase/hydrolase domain-containing protein; this encodes MRERRRELARRALEGYPDGPAAALVAHTALAGLDDIDDLAGAVLVEGVSDRIAVEAVARRLGRDLAPDGIRVVPTGGAHGTARMLRALASRHPEARLAGLFDVGESEVVRRALSGLGLIGAASPPADAGFFACVDDLEDELLRAAGPDAVEQCLTEQGDLPSFRTLQQQPGWRGRDIHAQLRRWLSSGARRKLRYARILVDATAIERMPRPLVDALDRARRDQA
- a CDS encoding RidA family protein, translated to MTISQKLAELGIDLPDVVPPVAAYVPAKAHGDLVFTAGQLPIVSGALLATGKVGDGHGLVPAADANAYARQCALNAVAAAAAAVGGVDRLTGVVKVVGFVASVPEFTGQPGVINGASEVLGEIFGEDGRHARSAVGVPVLPLDAPVEVEVVFSYA
- a CDS encoding DUF4177 domain-containing protein, encoding MTTWEYLTTPLLIHNTAAILNNWGKQGWELVQVVPGPEGGLVAYLKRPSGGGQANAGLDAAAEAAKQFEGS